The genomic stretch AGGCGCCGTTGTCGAGTTGGATCAGGGCCGGGCCCTCGCGGTAGCTGCCCCAGCCCGCCCAGTTGCCGGTCCGGGAGATCGTGTACGGGCCCGTCAGGCTCGTCGCCGTGCCGTACTCGATGTACTTCGTCGTCTCGTTCTTGGTGAAGGCGTGGTACGTCGAGCCGATCTTCACCAGGAACGTGTCTATGTGGTTCGCGCCGATGCCGGACAGGGCCACCGGTGAACTCCACGCCGTCAGCGCGGAGTTCGTGGCCCGCAGCAGATACGGCGTGAAGATCCACTCGTCGTTCGTCGTCGAGCAGGACACGATGACGTTCACGCTGCCGTCGCTGTCGACGAAGAACTCCGGTGCCCAGGCGCGGGAGAGGTTCGTGATCGGGACCGGATAGTCGTAGAGGAACGTCCAGTTGACGCGGTCCGCGCTGCGGGCGAAGCCGATCGTCGTGCTGGTGTCCTGCCACGTGTGGGTCGTGTACGTGGCGTAGTAGTAGCCGTTGGAGTGTTTGATGACGCTCGCGTCTCGGATGCGGTTCGCGGGCGGGGTGTAGGCGGAGGCGCGCAGCAGGCGGAAGTCGGTGGCGTCGTCGGACTGGTAGACGTTCACGGTGCCGTCGTTGCTGTTGAGGAACGGCACGATCGTGTACCGGGTGGCGGAGCCGCTCGGCGGGGCGGCGGCGAGGGCCGTGCCGAGCAGTCCGGGGGTTTGGGACAGGAGCAGCGCGGAGGCGGGTGCGGCGGCCATCGCGCGCAGCAGCGTGCGACGGGACGGGGCGGGCTGGGGGGTCATGGGCGGCTCTCCCTCTGACACGTTCACACCGATCGGTTCGGAATATCGAACTTGGTTCGGCAAATCGGTCAGAAGTTAGAGGTGAGGCGGGAGAGCGTCAATGGTTCGCGCAAGGGTGCTACGGCCACTCAATTCCGGCTGGCACCGAGGACGTTCCGTCGCGGCCCGACAGAGGTTACTGTTCAGTAGACAGGGTCGTCCCCGGAGGTGTCCGTATGACGTTCGACCGTTCCGCAGGGCTGGCGGAGTCCGCCCGCGCGCTGGCCGACGGCGAGGTGACGTCCCGGGCGCTGGTGGAGCGGGCGCTGGCGCGCATCGAGGCGACCCAGGGCACCGTCAACGCCTTCCGGGTCGTCCGAGCCGAGGCGGCGCTCGCCGAGGCGGACGCGGCGGACAAGGAACTCGCCGCCGGGGTACGGCTGCCGCTGCTCGGGGTGCCGGTGGCCGTCAAGGACGACATGGACGTCGCCGGGGAGCCCACCGCCTTCGGCTGCCGCGGAGAGTACCCGCCGGTCGGCGAGGACGGCGAGGCGGTACGGCGGCTGCGCGCGGCCGGGGCCGTGATCGTCGGCAAGACCAACACCTGCGAACTGGGCCAGTGGCCGTTCACCGAGGGCCCGGCCTTCGGCGACACCCGCAACCCCTGGCACCCCGAGCACACCCCGGGCGGCTCCTCCGGCGGTTCGGCCGCCGCGGTCGCCGCCGGTCTGGTGCCCGCCGCCCTCGGCTCGGACGGCGCCGGATCGGTACGGATCCCGGCCTCCTGGACCAATCTGGTCGGCATCAAGCCGCAGCGGGGCCGGATCTCGACCTGGCCACGCGGCGAGTCCTTCCAGGGCATCACCGTCAACGGCACCCTGGCCCGTACCGTCGCGGACGCGGCGCTGCTGCTCGACGCCGCAGCCGGGAACCACGAGCGGGACCCACACCGTCCGCCGGCCGTCGACGCCTCGGCCGCGGCCACACGCGAACCCGGGCGCCTGCGCATCGCGCTCTCCCTCAAGCCGCCCTTCACCGCGCTGCCCGCGCGCCTCCAGCCGGAAGTGCGCGCGAAGGTCGTCGAACTCGCCGAGAAACTGGCCGCGTTGGGGCACACCGTCGAGGAGGCCGATCCGCCGTACGGGCAGATCGGGCTGACCTTCGTGCCCCGGGCGACCGTCGGAATCTCCGAGTGGGTGACCGACTCGCCCTTCCCGGCCCTCCTCGACCGGCGCACCCTGGACGCCGCCCGCCTCGGCAAGCTCCTTGGCGGGGCACCCCTGCGGGCGGCCCGGCGCGCCGAGGCGGTCCTGCACCGCCGTATCGGCAGGTTCTTCGAGTCGTACGACGTGATGCTCGCGCCGACAACGGCCGCTCCCCCACCGCGGATCGGCGCGATGCTGGGCCTCAGCGGCTTCGCCACCGACCGCGCGATGATCGCCGCCTGTCCGTTCGCCTGGCCGTGGAACGTGCTCGGCTGGCCCGGCGTCAACGTCCCCGCCGGATTCGTCAACGGCGGCCTGCCGGTCGGCGCCCAGCTGCTGGGCCCGTCCCACAGCGAGCCCCTGCTGGTGTCGCTCGCCGCCCAGTTGGAGTCGGAGCTTCGCTGGCACGAGGCATGGCCACCGGAGGCGGTCACCTCGAACGCCCCGGCCGCTTAGCAGCCCGTTGTCAGTGGTGTGCGCTTCACTGTGTGTCATGGAGCTCACGCAAGCGAACGTCCACGACCTGCTGGCGCAACTCGGGCCGCGGGACGGGTACATGTACCTGCCCGTCGACCTGGACCCGCAGGACATGACCGACCTGCTCGCCGACAGGTACGGGGCCCCGCGCACCCTCGTCCTCGACGGCTTCACCGATCCGACGCTCGACGAGTCCAGTGGCGCGGCCCTCCTCCTGCCCTTCGAGGAACGGGCCGTGACGATACGGGCGTGGGCGTACGGGAACCGGTGGGTCGGCACGGGTACGGCACGGGACGGCGAAGACATCGTGCGGCCGGTGCTGGTGGTCGCCCACCGGGAGATGCCCGAACCGTTGGCGGTCGCTGCGGACGAGGACGTCGACTGGATGGAGCGGCTCATACGGATCACCGGCTGGACGGACCCTGATCGGCGGCCGGACGTGGACTGGGCGGAAATGGAGTCGCGGCTGGGCACCGCGCTGCCGAGGGACTACAAGCGCATGGTCGAGACGTTCGGCGAGGGCGCCTTCGACGGATTCCTGACTCTGCACCAGGAGCCGTGGAGGGGGCGCGGGGAGGACGGCCTGCTCAACTGGGCAGGTACGGAGCATGAGGAGCTCTACGCATGGCGAGCCGACGGGGACGACCCCAACCACTGGCCCGTCGTGGTCCACTCCTTCGACGAGGAACTCTCCTTCGACTGCCAGGCCGCGGAGTTCGTCTGCCGCATCCTCGTCGACCCGCACCACCCGTACACGATGGCCCGATATTTCGACACGCATTGGTTCATGAACTACGGGGAGACCGACTGACCGACATGCGGCGCCAGGCTCTAACGTGATCCCCGTGACTGCGTCCACTGAAGAGAACATCCCGGGCCGCCAAGGCCCCCACGCCACCATCGAGGCCGACCCCCGCAAGGTGGGGCGGGTGCGCACGGAGTACTCGCCCGCGCATGACGGCGACCCGGATCCCGGGGAGATCGTGTGGACTTGGGTGCCTTTTGAGGAGAACGACGGACGGGGCAAGGACCGGCCCGTGCTCGTCGTCGCCCGGGAGGCGGGCGGCACCTTCCTCGCCGTGCAGCTCTCCAGCAAGCGGCATGACGCGCAGCGGGACTGGGTGCCGATCGGGAACGGGCCCTGGGACAAGTCCGGGCGGGACTCCTGGGTCGATGTCGACCGGGTGCTGCGGTTGCACGAGCGGGGCATGCGGCGCGAGGCGTGCGCGCTGGACCGGATGCGGTTCAACCTGGTCCGGAATCGACTGCGGGAGCGGTACGGCTGGAGCTGACACTCCGCACACGCCACGGCTGGCCTGAGGCCCTGCGCGCTCTATGACTGGAGCTGCCGCTCCGGGAACGCCCGTTCGAACGCCGCTCGCGTCACCGTCCCCGGCGTGCGATCCAGGATGCCGAACACCACGTGCTCGAAGCGGCCCGCGAACCGCCCGCCCGGCCCAAGCAGCGTCCGGAACGCTCCCGCGACCTGCGCCGGGTCGTTCTGGAACACCCCGCAGCCCCAGGCGCCCAGCACCAGGCGCCGGTAGCCGTGTACCGCGGCGACCTCCAGGACGCGCTCGGCGCGGGTCGCGAGGGCGGCCGGGATGTCCGCGGCGCGCTGCGGGGTCGTACGTCGGATGACGCCTGCGTTGGGCGCCGGGGCCGTGAGGAAGCCGACCGTGTGCGGCGAGTCGAGGAGCCGTCCTCGGTCGTCGCGGAAGACGGGCACGCTCGGTGAGTGGATGACGCGGTCCGTGTAGAAGGGATCGCGGTGGGTGCGGTGGTGGTCGTAGAAGTCCCGGATCCCGACAAGGCAGGTGTAGAGCGCTGAGGCTCGGCACAGGGCCTCTTCCTGGGCCTGCGCGCCGTTCAGGTAGCCGCCGCCGGGATTGCGGGCCGAGGAGAAGTTCAGTACGGCCGTGCCGTCGCCGAGTCGGTGTGCGGCCTCCAGGCTGCTCTCGCCCGTGACCTCGAAAGACGTGTCCACCGAAGGCGCGGAGGGGACCGGGACAGCGTCCGGCCCGTACATGTGCGTACCGCTCCGCGCGGCGTCCACGGCCGCCGCGATCGGCACCTGGCGGCCGTCGGTGGCGGTGTAGTGGCCCGCCGCCACGATCTGTTCCGTCTGCTGTGCGATGCCCCGCAGGCGCGCGCTCATGGCGCCACCCCCGTGAGTGCCATGAGCGCGCGCCCGGCGCGCTCCCCCGTCGTGCTCATGCACGCATCGTGGGCGATGCTCTACGGGAGGTGCAACCGAGTTTCCTGGTCCCCGAACGCCTCCGAAAACGCGCGGGAACTGGATGTGACCGATCCGGAACATCCCGGGAGGCGCCCTTGTGCCGAGCCGGTTCAGCGTCTTGGGTGGGACGAGTGTGCCTGCCCGGCCCACCCGAAATGCCGGGCCGGTGGCATGGTGGAATATCAGGAGGATCCCGATATGCCAGATTCGTCCAGCGGCTCTTCGCCGAGCGGCTGTACCAGGCCCCGCACCTCGGTCTCCGAGGCCGAGGTCGAGGCCCTGGTCCGCGGTATCTGCTTCAAGACCGGACCGCCCCGCACCATAGGTGTCGAGGTGGAATGGCTGGTCCACGAGCTGCGCAGCCCGCAGCTCCCCGTCACACCCGAACGACTCCGGGCGGCCTACGCCGCCCTGCGGACCGTGCCTCTGAGGTCGGCGCTCACCGTCGAGCCCGGTGGCCAGCTGGAGCTCAGCTCGCCGCCCGCCGCCTCCCTGACGGAGTGCATCGGTACCGTCTCCGCCGACCTCGACGCCGTACGCGCGAGCCTTCGCGAACACGGTCTCGGACTGGTCGGCATCGGCCACGACCCGTGGCACGAACCCCGCCGCTATCTGCGCGAACCCCGCTACGACGCCATGGAGGCCTGCCTGGACCGCAGAGGTCCGGCGGGCCGCGCCATGATGTGCACCTCGGCATCGGTCCAGGTCTGCCTGGACGCCGGCCACGAGGAGCCCGGGCCGCTCGGCCATGTGCGGCGCTGGTGGCTCGCCCATCAGCTCGGCGCGGTGCTGGTGGCCGCCTTCGCCAACTCGCCCCTCGTCGGCAACGAGCCCACCGGCTGGCGCTCCACCCGGCAGCTGCTGTGGATGGAGATCGGCGCGGGCCGGGCGGGCGCTCCCCCGCTGGACGGCGATCCGCGCGCCGCGTGGGCCCGGCATGTGCTGGACGCGCCGGTGATGTGCGTACGCCAGGACCAGGGCCCTTGGGAGGTCCCGGAGGGGCTCACCTTCCGGGAGTGGACCCGATCGGCGGTGCCCAGGCCGCCCACCGAAGAGGATCTCGGCTACCACCTGACGACCCTGTTCCCGCCGGTCCGACCGCGCGGTCATCTGGAACTGCGGATGATCGACGCCCAGCCGGGCGAGGACGGCTGGATCGTCCCGCTCGCCGTGGCGGCCGCGTTGTTCGACGATCCGCAGGCCGCCGAGACCGCCTACCGCGCGGTCAAGCCGCTGTCCGAGCGGGCGCAGCCACTGCCCGCGCCGCACAATCCGCTGTGGACCGACGCGGCCATGCACGGCCTGAGCGATCCGGAGCTGCACGAGGCGGCGGTGATCTGCTTCGCCGCCGCGCTGGAGGCGCTGCCGAGGATGGGCGCCGCCCCCGAGGTCACGGCCGCCGTGGCCGCGTACCGGGACCGCTACATCGCCCGGGGCCGCTGTCCCGCCGACGATCTGCTCGACCGCCTGCACGGGAAGGACCGCACGCCATGACCGAGACCGAGGCGCTCCGGGAACGGGCCCTGACCACGCTCATCACCGCCCGGGACCGCACCACGCTGCTCACCAGCTGCGTCGAGGACCCGGACCTGACCGCGCAGCACTCCCCGCTGATGTCCCCGCTGGTGTGGGACCTGGCGCACATCGGCAACCAGGAGGAGCAGTGGCTGCTGCGGGCGGTCGCCGGCCGGGAGGCCATGCGCCCCGAGATAGACGGCCTCTACGACGCCTTCGAGCATCCGCGCTCCGAGCGTCCCTCGCTGCCGCTGCTGCCGCCCGCCGAGGCCCGGCTGTATGCGGCCGAGGTGCGTGGGCGGGTGCTCGACCTGCTGGAGAGCACCGCGTTCGGCGGGAGCCGGCTGACCGAGGCGGGCTTCGCCTTCGGGATGATCGCCCAGCACGAACAGCAGCACGACGAGACCATGCTGATCACCCATCAGCTCCGCACGGGCCCGCAGGCCCTGACCGCCCCGGACCCGG from Streptomyces davaonensis JCM 4913 encodes the following:
- a CDS encoding glycoside hydrolase family 43 protein, whose protein sequence is MTPQPAPSRRTLLRAMAAAPASALLLSQTPGLLGTALAAAPPSGSATRYTIVPFLNSNDGTVNVYQSDDATDFRLLRASAYTPPANRIRDASVIKHSNGYYYATYTTHTWQDTSTTIGFARSADRVNWTFLYDYPVPITNLSRAWAPEFFVDSDGSVNVIVSCSTTNDEWIFTPYLLRATNSALTAWSSPVALSGIGANHIDTFLVKIGSTYHAFTKNETTKYIEYGTATSLTGPYTISRTGNWAGWGSYREGPALIQLDNGAWRLFFDGYGDGRYYYSDSYDTFATWSAPTALPSISGTARHFTVVKETVTGGPTLARNVTRSFQSANYPTRYWQQQSSLLNLPVVTASSTAAEKQASSFTVTAGLADANGHSFRDASGNYLRHYDFRARFDANNGTTTFARDATFIARTGSATGSLRFESYNYPGYYLRHYGYQLRVERSDGTDLFRQDSSFVPVGAWA
- a CDS encoding amidase, which produces MTFDRSAGLAESARALADGEVTSRALVERALARIEATQGTVNAFRVVRAEAALAEADAADKELAAGVRLPLLGVPVAVKDDMDVAGEPTAFGCRGEYPPVGEDGEAVRRLRAAGAVIVGKTNTCELGQWPFTEGPAFGDTRNPWHPEHTPGGSSGGSAAAVAAGLVPAALGSDGAGSVRIPASWTNLVGIKPQRGRISTWPRGESFQGITVNGTLARTVADAALLLDAAAGNHERDPHRPPAVDASAAATREPGRLRIALSLKPPFTALPARLQPEVRAKVVELAEKLAALGHTVEEADPPYGQIGLTFVPRATVGISEWVTDSPFPALLDRRTLDAARLGKLLGGAPLRAARRAEAVLHRRIGRFFESYDVMLAPTTAAPPPRIGAMLGLSGFATDRAMIAACPFAWPWNVLGWPGVNVPAGFVNGGLPVGAQLLGPSHSEPLLVSLAAQLESELRWHEAWPPEAVTSNAPAA
- a CDS encoding type II toxin-antitoxin system PemK/MazF family toxin, yielding MTASTEENIPGRQGPHATIEADPRKVGRVRTEYSPAHDGDPDPGEIVWTWVPFEENDGRGKDRPVLVVAREAGGTFLAVQLSSKRHDAQRDWVPIGNGPWDKSGRDSWVDVDRVLRLHERGMRREACALDRMRFNLVRNRLRERYGWS
- a CDS encoding TIGR02452 family protein, with the protein product MSARLRGIAQQTEQIVAAGHYTATDGRQVPIAAAVDAARSGTHMYGPDAVPVPSAPSVDTSFEVTGESSLEAAHRLGDGTAVLNFSSARNPGGGYLNGAQAQEEALCRASALYTCLVGIRDFYDHHRTHRDPFYTDRVIHSPSVPVFRDDRGRLLDSPHTVGFLTAPAPNAGVIRRTTPQRAADIPAALATRAERVLEVAAVHGYRRLVLGAWGCGVFQNDPAQVAGAFRTLLGPGGRFAGRFEHVVFGILDRTPGTVTRAAFERAFPERQLQS
- the egtA gene encoding ergothioneine biosynthesis glutamate--cysteine ligase EgtA — protein: MPDSSSGSSPSGCTRPRTSVSEAEVEALVRGICFKTGPPRTIGVEVEWLVHELRSPQLPVTPERLRAAYAALRTVPLRSALTVEPGGQLELSSPPAASLTECIGTVSADLDAVRASLREHGLGLVGIGHDPWHEPRRYLREPRYDAMEACLDRRGPAGRAMMCTSASVQVCLDAGHEEPGPLGHVRRWWLAHQLGAVLVAAFANSPLVGNEPTGWRSTRQLLWMEIGAGRAGAPPLDGDPRAAWARHVLDAPVMCVRQDQGPWEVPEGLTFREWTRSAVPRPPTEEDLGYHLTTLFPPVRPRGHLELRMIDAQPGEDGWIVPLAVAAALFDDPQAAETAYRAVKPLSERAQPLPAPHNPLWTDAAMHGLSDPELHEAAVICFAAALEALPRMGAAPEVTAAVAAYRDRYIARGRCPADDLLDRLHGKDRTP